Within the Pseudomonadota bacterium genome, the region TCATGCTCTTCATGACTTCATGGTAAATCTTCTTTTCACCTCTCACTGTAAAATTTCCCGACACCTCCTACTCCAGCGGCAACTGGATCACAAACCGCGCCCCGCCATCCTCCCTATTCTCCGCCGTCATCCTGCCCCCGAGGCTTGCCGTAATCCTTTTCGCCTGCCAGAGGCCGATTGCCCGCTGCCCCCGTCCTTGCTGGTTTTAAAGGGCTCAAACAAGCCCTCGGGCAGCAGATCTGGCGGAATTCCCGGGCCATTGTCGGCAACTTCAATCACCACCTGCCGGGATTGTTCATCCTTTCAGGTCCTGCTGGAACTCCGGCTCACCGAGATGCTCCGGGGCGTTTTCCCGCAGCGAAAGTGATATCCGGCGCCGTTCACAATCAACAGCAAGAACGGTTACCACTACCCGCTGCTGCACTTTGACAATCGCTGCCGGGTCTTTAACAAAACCATCAGCCAGCTGGCTGATATGTACCAGGCCATCCTGGTGGACGCCGATATCCACAAAGGCACCGAATCTGGTCACATTGGTAACCAGGCCGGGAAGCCGCATCCCCTTTTCCAGATCCTCAAGGCGGTTAATCCCGGCTTTGAAGGAAAAGCGTTCAAACTCCCGCCTGGGGTCACGTCCGGGTTTAGCCAGTTCCGCCATGATATCCTCAAGGGTCGGCATACCAACCGTATCCGTAACATAACGCTTAAGATCAATCTTTTGCCGCCGGGTTTCATCGTCCATCAACTCCCGCAGCGAACAACCGCTGTCTTTGGCCATGCGGCTGACCAGAACATAGCGTTCCGGATGGACCGCGGTCGCATCAAGGGGGTTTTCACCCTCCCGGATGCGGATAAAACCGGCGGCCTGTTCAAAAGCTTTGGGGCCTAAGCGAGGCACCTTGAGCAGTTGGCGCCGGGAACTAAAAGGACCGTTTTCATCGCGGAAACGGATAATATTTTGGGCCAGGGTCGGACCCAGTCCGGATACATAAGCCAGCAGTTCACGGCTGGCGGTATTGATTTCTACCCCGACACGGTTGACACAGCTTTCCACCACCTCATCCAGCCGTCGTTTCAACTCCCCCTGATCAACATCATGCTGATACTGGCCGACCCCAATGGCTTTGGGATCAATTTTTACCAGTTCCGCCAGGGGATCCTGGAGCCGCCGGCCGATGGAAACCGCCCCCCGGACGGTAATGTCATGATTTGGAAACTCATCCCTGGCTACTTTTGAAGCCGAATAAATCGAGGCCCCTGATTCATTGACCAGGGCAATAATAATGTCTTCAGGAAGACCAATATTCCTGACAAAAGCCTCGGTTTCCCGGCCGGCAGTACCATTGCCGATAGCGATGGCTTCAATATCGTAGCGCCGGCACAAAGCCTTCACCATGGCCGCGGCCTCAGCAATTTTTTTTGCTGCATGGGTGGGATAAATAACCTCGTGGTGCAACAATTTCCCCTGGGCATCGAGGCAGACCAGCTTGGCACCGGTGCGAAACCCCGGGTCCAGGGCCATGAGCCGTTTTGGCCCCAGGGGCGGGGCCAGCAGCAATTGGCGCAGATTCTCGGCAAAAACATTGATTGCCTCAGCTTCAGCGGTCGCCCTTAAAAACTGGCGGGTTTCATTTTCAAGGGCCGGGGCCAGCAATCGCTTATAGCTGTCAGCCACCGCCTCGGCAATCTGATCACTACTCTGGTTGTCACCATGGACAAAACGGCGCTGCAGCCGGGAAAGGGCCGTCTCTGCCGGCGGTCCGATGGCAACCCGGAGAATTTTTTCCTTTTCACCCCGAAGGATGGCCAGCAACCGGTGGCCGGCAATTTTCTTAACTTTCTCCCGCCAGTCAAAATAATCCCTGAATTTCTCCCCGGCGCTTTCTTTATTTTTTATCACTTTAGCGACAATCTCTCCCTGCCGGGTAAACAGCTGCCGCAGGAACGCGCGGCTGGCGACATCCTCACTCACCCACTCGGCAATGATATCCCGGGACCCGGCCAGGGCCTCTTCG harbors:
- a CDS encoding ATP-binding protein, coding for MVIEVADNGPGIPPDLLPEGLFEPFKTSKDGGSGQSASGRRKGLRQASGAG
- a CDS encoding Tex family protein — translated: MKTPEEILVPRPEDNQSVTSQSPRSDFPAAIAAELQLKRRQVEMVEKLLNDGGTIPFIARYRKEATGFLDEVALTHIRDRLEQLASLEKRRQAMLASLAERELLSDELKKSLLRASTLVELEDVYLPHRPKKRTRALLAREKGLEPLAKLLLEQKIADSHAVAVPFVKPDNGVNSVEEALAGSRDIIAEWVSEDVASRAFLRQLFTRQGEIVAKVIKNKESAGEKFRDYFDWREKVKKIAGHRLLAILRGEKEKILRVAIGPPAETALSRLQRRFVHGDNQSSDQIAEAVADSYKRLLAPALENETRQFLRATAEAEAINVFAENLRQLLLAPPLGPKRLMALDPGFRTGAKLVCLDAQGKLLHHEVIYPTHAAKKIAEAAAMVKALCRRYDIEAIAIGNGTAGRETEAFVRNIGLPEDIIIALVNESGASIYSASKVARDEFPNHDITVRGAVSIGRRLQDPLAELVKIDPKAIGVGQYQHDVDQGELKRRLDEVVESCVNRVGVEINTASRELLAYVSGLGPTLAQNIIRFRDENGPFSSRRQLLKVPRLGPKAFEQAAGFIRIREGENPLDATAVHPERYVLVSRMAKDSGCSLRELMDDETRRQKIDLKRYVTDTVGMPTLEDIMAELAKPGRDPRREFERFSFKAGINRLEDLEKGMRLPGLVTNVTRFGAFVDIGVHQDGLVHISQLADGFVKDPAAIVKVQQRVVVTVLAVDCERRRISLSLRENAPEHLGEPEFQQDLKG